TTCGGTGAGCAGCTCGCTCTTCAGCTTCCCTTCGAGTTCGCCCTCGCCCGCGACGTCGTGCGGCAGGCCCGAGTCGTCGAAGTGCCACTGCACGGTCTGGCCCTTCTCGATGGTGACCGAGGCCGGGCTGTACGACATGTTGGAGACCTCGATGACGACGGCGGGCTCGTCGGAGCCGGAACTGCTGCATCCGGTCAGCAGTCCCACGGCGAGCGTGACGCCCGCTGCGGCGGAAAGAATCTTCCTCATATCTCTTCCTCTCACCGGATGTACCGCAGATTCGCGGTCATTCCTGCCTCGAAGTGGTAGGCGTTGTGGCAGTGGAACATCCACTCGCCCGGGTTGTCCGCGTCGAACTCGATGGCGAGTTCGGTGCCCGGAAGCACGTTGACGGTGTCCCGTCGCAGGCCGCCGTAGCTCGGTACGGCGAAGGTGTGGCCGTGGGTGTGCATGGGATGCCACATCGGCGACGAGTTGACCATCGTGATCCGGATCCGTTCACCCTCCTTCATCACCAGACGTCCGGCGTCGGGACCGGCCATGCCCCACACGTAGCGATCGCCGGCCTGGATCAGCTCGACGCGGTAGTCGCGGTCGACCTCCCGCTGCTCGAGCCTCACCGCCTCGACGGGCCGCAGTTCGCTCTCGAGCACGAGGCGTCCGCTCAGCTCGGGGATGTCTCCTCCCACATCGGGATTCGACAGCGGAACCGCGTCGTGGGATCGCAGCACGGTGGACGCGTAGCCGTCGCGGCCCTCCACCTTCGCCACGACCGGCCAGGCACCCGAGCGGACCGTGACGAGCACGTCCACCCGCTGCGCCATGCCGAGGATCACGGTGTCGGCGGTCGTCGGCTGCACGTCGAAACCGTCCACGGCGACGACGGTCAGTTCGTGACCGGCCACGGCGAAGCGGTAGGGGGTCTCCGCCGCGGCGTTGATGATCCGCAGCCGCAACCGTTGTCCCGCAGCCGCTTCCACCACCGCGGGATCGTTCGGCGGGCGGCCGTTGATCAGGTGCAGCGGGTACGCGATGTGCTGCGTCATGCCACCGAGCACCGACGAGTCCCCGTGCCCGGCCGAGGTGATCTGCTCCGCCACCGAGGCGTCGGCGTCCGTGTACTCCGCCACCGCACCACCGTGCCCGCCGTGACCGTGCCCGGCCACCTGCGGGTTGAGCGCGGCGATGACCGCGTCGGGGGTGGTGCCCAGCCCGTCGACCCAGTCATCGAGCACGAGCACCGCGTCGGCGTCCGCGCCGGTCGCGTCGTTCGGATCCTCGATGATCATGGCCCCGAACAGGCCGCGGTCGGCCTGCAGCCCGCTGTGCGAGTGGTACCAGTAGGTACCGGGATCGGGTGCGACGAAGTCGTACTCGAAGGTGCCCCCGCCGGCGGCGATCGGGTCCTGCGTCACCGGAGCGGCACCGTCCATGTCGTTGCGGATCCGGATGCCGTGCCAGTGCAGCGTGGTCTCCTGCGGCAGGCCGTTGTCCACCGACACCCGCACCCGATCGCCTTTTGACAACCGCAGTTCGGGTGCGACGGCGGCACCGCCGTAGGTCCACGTGTTCACGATCCGCCCACCGAGGTCGACGGCCCCGACCCCCGCAGCGAGCGCGAAGGAGGCCGTCGCCCCCGAGGTGGGGCGGGCCGACTCGGCCGCCGCCACCTCGGGATCGGTGGGAAGGATGTAGTCGAGCTCGGCTGCCGCCGCCTGCGACCCGGAGGCACCGGAGCTGCAGGCGGCGGTGCCGAACCCGAGAACGCCGAGCCCCACCGCCCCGGCCCCGAGGGAACCGAGGCGGAGGAAGCGTCGACGGTCGAGCACGAGCCCGGTACCGGGTCGTGTCATCGGATCACCTGCGGCGTCAGGAGCGAACGGATGTCGTCGACGGTGCCGGTGACCTCCGCCGAGCTCACCTGGTTGCCGTCGCTCGCCGACACACCGACGATCCGCTGGGCCGACTCGCCGTCGACCTCGGGGCCCGAACCGACCACGTACAGGATCTTCCCGTCGACGGAGAAGGCCATCGAGTCGATGCTCGTCAGGCCCAGCGCCGCCAGGTCGAGGCTGCGGATCGGCGCGAAGTTCGCCGCGTCGAACAGGTCGATCTTCACGGTGTCGCCGCCGCGAATCGAGTGCGGGTGGATGTCGGTGTCGGTGTACCCGATCGCGATCCGGTCGCCGGTGTTGTTGATGGCGTTCTCCGCGAACCGGCCGCTGTCCTGGCCGGCGTTGCCGATGGCGGCGACGGGCTCGGACGGCAGACCGTTCGAGAAGTCGAAGACGAACACGTCGCCGGTCGCGCTGACCAGCAGAGCCTTCTTCGCGTCCGCCGCCCAGGTGACGGTGCGGTTGCTGACGAAGTCGTCGGGCAGCACCTTCGAACGCGCGGTCTCCTTCGGGACACCGGAGTCGTCGATGGAGATCTGGATCAGCTCGCGGGTGTCCTCGCAGACGCTGTAGAGCTCGTGACCGTCGAGCCAGGTGAACGGACCGCAGCCGA
This region of Rhodococcus sp. Z13 genomic DNA includes:
- a CDS encoding plastocyanin/azurin family copper-binding protein — encoded protein: MRKILSAAAGVTLAVGLLTGCSSSGSDEPAVVIEVSNMSYSPASVTIEKGQTVQWHFDDSGLPHDVAGEGELEGKLKSELLTEGTYEYTFDEAGTFTYHCTPHPAMVGTIIVQ
- a CDS encoding multicopper oxidase family protein, giving the protein MTRPGTGLVLDRRRFLRLGSLGAGAVGLGVLGFGTAACSSGASGSQAAAAELDYILPTDPEVAAAESARPTSGATASFALAAGVGAVDLGGRIVNTWTYGGAAVAPELRLSKGDRVRVSVDNGLPQETTLHWHGIRIRNDMDGAAPVTQDPIAAGGGTFEYDFVAPDPGTYWYHSHSGLQADRGLFGAMIIEDPNDATGADADAVLVLDDWVDGLGTTPDAVIAALNPQVAGHGHGGHGGAVAEYTDADASVAEQITSAGHGDSSVLGGMTQHIAYPLHLINGRPPNDPAVVEAAAGQRLRLRIINAAAETPYRFAVAGHELTVVAVDGFDVQPTTADTVILGMAQRVDVLVTVRSGAWPVVAKVEGRDGYASTVLRSHDAVPLSNPDVGGDIPELSGRLVLESELRPVEAVRLEQREVDRDYRVELIQAGDRYVWGMAGPDAGRLVMKEGERIRITMVNSSPMWHPMHTHGHTFAVPSYGGLRRDTVNVLPGTELAIEFDADNPGEWMFHCHNAYHFEAGMTANLRYIR